The window CAGCGGATTTATCCGGCGCTGGTTAGCCAGTGCATCATCGTCATGCTGGGGTCGTCGGTGGTGTCGCAGGTGTCTTATGAAGAACTGACCTTTGCCGCCAACCTGATTCAGTCCCGTACGTTTCTGAGTTTTGAGGTGTATCTGGCGACCACGCTGTGTTATCTGGCGCTGTCTGTCCTGATGCGGCAACTCTTACTGTTGGCAGGGCGGCGTTTTTTTAGGAGTCAGCCATGATGGCATTTACCGACTGGGATATTGTGCGCAACCTGCTGCTGGCGGCACGCTGGACGCTGCTGTTGTCGCTGACGGCCTTCATTGGCGGCGCGCTGGTGACGTTTCCACTGATGCTGCTGCGGTTGACCAAACGCAAATGGCCGACACGTTTTGTCCATCTGTATTCCGAGCTGTTTCAGGGGACGCCGCTGCTGATGCAGCTGTTTCTCGCGTTTTTCGGGCTGGCGCTGTTCGGCATCGATGTGAGCCCGTGGACGGCGGCGGCACTGGCGCTGACGCTGTTTACCAGCGCTTTTCTGGTGGATATCTGGTGCGGCAGCGTGGAAGCCTTGCCGAAAGGGCAGTGGGAAGCCTCACGCTGTCTCGGTCTGGATTTCGGCCAGACGCTCTATCGGGTCATTGCGCCACAGGCGATGCGTATCGCCATCGCGCCCACGGTGGGGTTTTCCGTCCAGGTCATTAAAGGCACCGCGCTGGCGTCAATCATCGGATTTGTCGAGCTGACTAAAGCGGGAACCATGCTGAATAACGTGACCTATCAGCCGTTTAAAGTGTTCGGATTGGTGGCGCTGGGCTACTTCCTGATGTGCTATCCGCTCTCTTACTACAGCCGCTATCTGGAGAAGAAATTCAATGCCGCTCATCACCATTAATCAGGTTCAAAAATATTACGGCCAGAACCATGTCCTGAAAGGGGTGGATCTGGATATTGAAATGGGCGAAGTCATTTCGATCATCGGGCGCAGCGGCTCCGGTAAGAGCACGCTCCTGCGCTGCATGAACGGTCTGGAAGGCTATCAGGACGGCAGCATCAAGCTGGGCGGAATGACGGTCACCGACCGGGATTCGCAGGCGCGGGAAATCAGCCGCTCGGTCGGAATGGTGTTCCAGAATTTCAATCTGTTCCCGCATATGACGGCGCTGGAAAACGTGATGCTGGCACCGCGCCGCGTACTGGGTAAAAGCGCGGCGGAATGCCGTGAACTGGGCGAGCAGATGCTTAATAAGGTCGGACTGGGTGAACGCCTTCACTACTATCCTGCCAACCTGTCGGGCGGCCAGCAGCAGCGCGTCGCGATTGCCCGCGCGCTGGCGATGAACCCGAAAGTCCTGTTATGCGATGAAATTACCTCGGCGCTCGATCCTGAATTGGTCGGCGAAGTGCTGAAAGTACTGGAGCAGCTTGCCGCAGAAGGGATGACGCTGATTCTGGTGACGCATGAAATGAATTTTGCCCGTGAAGTGGGTGACCGCGTGGTGTTTATGCATCAGGGCACCGTCTGGGAGCAGGGCGACAGCAAAACGCTGTTCGCTAACCCGCAGACCCGTGAATTAAAACAGTTTATTGCCTCGGTTCGGGGACTATCGGAAGCGTAATGACGCTTGCCGAATGTGTAAGTCGAAACAAAAGTTTGGAGCATATAACCATGAGCAGCGAACTGTACGCGCAAATTAATCCACCTCATCGCTTACTGATGGGGCCGGGGCCGATCAACGCCGATCCGCGCGTATTACGGGCGATGGCCAGCCAATTGGTTGGACAGTATGACCCTGCGATGACGAACTACATGAATCAGGTCATGGCGCTTTATCGTCAGCTTTTCCGCACCGAAAATCGCTGGACGATGCTGGTGGATGGCACCTCGCGCGCGGGGATCGAAGCGATTCTGCTGTCATCAATCCGGCCTGGCGATAAGGTGCTGGTGCCGGTATTTGGTCGTTTTGGTCATCTGCTCTGTGAGATTGCCCGTCGCTGCCGCGCTGAGGTTCATACCATCGATGTGCCGTGGGGTGAGGTGTTCTCGCCTGACCAAATCGAAGACGCGATCAAGGCGGTACGTCCACGCCTGCTGCTGACAGTGCAGGGCGACACCTCGACCACCATGCTGCAGCCGCTGGAAGAGCTAGGCGAGATTTGCCGCCGTCATGGCGTACTGTTTTATACCGATGCGACGGCGTCTTTTGGCGGTAACCCGCTGGAAACGGATAAATGGGGACTGGATGCCGTCTCGGCTGGATTACAGAAGTGTCTCGGCGGGCCGTCTGGCAGCTCACCGATCACGCTCAGCCCGCAGATGGAAGCGGTGATCCGCCGTCGTAAATGCGTAGAACAGGGGATCCGAACGGACGCGCATCAGGATGGCGATGACGAGATGATCTATTCCAACTATTTCGATCTGGGCATGGTAATGGATTACTGGGGGCCGGAGCGTCTGAACCACCATACGGAGGCGACGAGCATGCTGTTTGCCGCCCGCGAGTGTGCGCGGACGATCCTCGAAGAGGGGCTGGAACGCAGTATTGCCCGCCATGCGCTGCATGGTAATGCGCTGGTGGCGGGGATTCAGGGAATGGGGTTGGAAACCTTTGGTTCGTTGCCCCACAAAATGAATAACGTACTGGGCGTGGTGATTCCTGACGGTGTGCGCGGTGAACAGGTGCGTAAGCTATTGCTGGAAGATTTTGCTATTGAGATCGGCACCTCGTTTGGCCCACTTCAGGGCAAGATCTGGCGCATCGGCACGATGGGCTACAACGCACGTAAAGACTGCGTGATGCAAACGCTGACGGCGCTGGAGGCTGTATTAAATCGGCTGGGTTTCCGCACGGTGCAGGGTGAAGCGTTGCAGGCTGCCTGGAGTTGTTACGCGACGGACGAGGGACGTGCATGAGTGAAATGTTGATGTCGCCCGCTGCGGCACGCGTTGCCTCTGAGCAGATTATGTCGCGTTGCGATGCGCTGGCAGAAATCAGCGAAACGCCCGGCCAGTTGACCCGCGTTTATCTGTCGCTGGAGCACCTGCGCGCCAATGCACGGGTGGGAGAATGGATGCGCGAAGCGGGGATGAGTGTCTGGCAGGATAGCGTTGGCAACATTTGCGGTCGCTACGAAGGATTAACGCCGGATGCACCAGCGCTGCTGCTCGGTTCGCATCTGGATACGGTACGCAATGCCGGACGCTATGACGGGATGCTAGGCGTCTTGACGGCGATTGAAGTGGTGCGCGCATTTCATCAACAGGGGACTCGTCTGCCCGTGGCGCTGGAAATTATCGGCTTCGGCGATGAGGAGGGGACACGCTTTGGTATTACGCTGCTCGGTAGTCGAGGGCTAACAGGCACCTGGCCGGAGAGCTGGCTGGAGTGTCAGGATGCCGAAGGCACCAGCGTGGCGCAGGCGTTGACCATTGCGGGGCTGGATCCGCTTGAGGTGGCGCTGGCCGCGCGTCCGGTCAGCGACATCGCCGCCTATCTGGAATTGCACATCGAGCAAGGACCGTGTCTGGAACAGCAGGATCTGGCGCTGGGGGTGGTCACGGCGATCAACGGTGCGCGGCGGCTCAACTGCACGTTCCTTGGGCTGGCGGGACATGCGGGCACCGTACCGATGACGCAACGGCAAGATGCGCTGGCGGCGGCGGCGGACTGGATGGCGCAGGCTGAGCGGGCTACGCGTGAAAGCGATCCCCATCTGGTCGCCACGTTTGGTACGTTGCAGTGTTTGCCGGGCGCGGCGAACGTCATTCCCGGTGAAGTGAAGATGACGCTGGATATTCGCGGGCCGGAGGATGCACCGCTGGATGCGCTGTTAGAGAAACTCCTGACGCTAGGGCAGGACATCGCGCACCAGCGCGGTTGCCAGTTTAGTGCCGAGGAATATTACCGTATTGCTGCAACCCGCTGCGATCCCACCTTGCAGTCGATATTAAACGAGGCAGTGGTGCAGGTGCAGGGTAAAACGCTGCTGTTGCCGAGCGGCGCAGGGCATGATGCCATCGCTATCGCTGAACGCTGGCCAGTGGCGATGCTGTTTGTTCGCTGTCGTGGCGGTATCAGCCACCACCCTGATGAATCCGTGACCACCGCAGATGTGGCGCTGGCGCTACAGGCTTTTTATCAGGCGGTGTTTAAGGCAGCATAATGGCGCCTCTATTTATATAACAGTGACGAGAAATAATGATATAACAGAGCCTAATTATTTAGAGTGTCGAAATAATTATTTGACACATATCTAAATTATGCTCACTCCACATTGAGTTCGTTTTTTTATCTGGCGTAGTCTCATCTCGGGTAAGGACATTCAGTTTAAAAATCTCGCGCATAAATAATGGATGTATTTAAAAAGAGTAATGTCGACTCAGGTGGGCATTACTTTTATCGCGTGATGGATATTTACCTTGATGAGAGTAGCCATAATGAGAAAAAACAGACTGCATTTTGTATTATCTTTAGCCGCACCATTATTTTCCTCTGTACCTTTATTTTTTTCTCCGATTGCTTCTGCAATATCACAAGCAGAATTAGGGTATCGCGATGTGCCAACCATTATGCTGGATGGTCTGACATTTAAAGACCTGAACCGTGATGGAAAGGTCAATCCATATGAAGACTGGCGTTTATCTCCCGATCAACGAGCGAACGATCTGGTTACGCGTATGACGCTGGCGGAAAAAGCGGGGTTGATGATGCATGGTTCCGCCCCGACGACGGGGAGTGTGATTGGCGCAGGGTCTGCTTATGATATTGATACGGCGAGAAAAATGATTGCTGAGCGGTCAATCAGCAGTTTTATCACTCGCCTGTCCGGTGACGATCCTACGCAAATGGCGGAGGAAAATAATAAATTACAGCAGATTGCAGAAAATACGCGCCTAGGGATTCCTCTGACGATTAGCAGTGACCCGCGCAATGCGTTCCAGTATTTGGTTGGCGCATCCGTTTCCTCTGGAAAGTTTAGTAAATGGCCTGAAACGCTGGGGCTGGCCGCTATTGGTGATGAATCACTGACCCGGCAGTTTGCCGATATTGTGCGTCAGGAATATCGTGCAGTCGGGATCACGGAGGCGCTATCACCGCAGGCCGATCTGGCAACGGAACCGCGTTGGTCAAGGAGTAGTGGAACGTTTGGTGAAGATGCGGAACTGACCAAGAAAATGGTCAGGGGTTATATCGAAGGCATGCAAAATGGCAGAAATGGCCTGAATCCACAAAGTGTCATCAGTATCGTTAAACACTGGGTCGGATATGGCGCTGCGCAGGATGGGTGGGATAGCCACAATGTTTATGGCAAATATGCCATCTTCAAAAAGAACGATCTCCAGCAGCATATCGAGCCTTTTACCGGAGCATTTGAGGCGCGTGTCGCAGGCATTATGCCAACCTACTCCATTTTGAAAGACGCGACGTGGCAAGGAAAGCCGATTGAGCAAGTCGGCGCGGGCTTTAACCGTTTTCTATTAACCGATTTGCTACGTGGGGTTTACGGATTTGATGGCGTCATTCTTAGCGACTGGCTTATCACCAATGATTGTAAAGATGACTGTGTTACGGGGGCTAAGCCGAATGAAAAGCCCGTACCGCGTGGCATGCCGTGGGGCGTTGAAAACCTGACGGTAGAACAGCGATTCATTAAAGCGGTAGAGGCGGGTGTCGATCAGTTTGGTGGTGTCACTAACTCTTCGGTACTGATTAGCGCGGTACAGCGTGGAAAACTGACTGAGTCGCGTCTGGATGTTTCTGTCAGGCGTTTACTGAAACAGAAATTCCAGATTGGTTTGTTTGAACGTCCTTACGTTCATGCAGAACAGGCAAGCCTGGTGGTGGGTAAGGCAGAATGGCAGCAGCAGGCGGATGAGGCACAGAGACGCGCGTTGGTACTGCTGCAAAATAAAAATATCTTGCCATTGCGCGCGGGAAGCAAAGTCTGGCTGGATGGAATCGATAAGAGCGTTGCTCAAAAGGCTGGGCTGATCGTGGTAGAAACGCCAGAACTCGCCGATGTCGCTGTGGTTCGCAGCGTTGCACCGTATGAGCAACCACATAAAAATTTCTACTTTGGTGCCAAACACCACGAAGGTTCATTAGCCTATACCGAAAACAATCCAGAATACCAAACGATTGTCAGGGCCAGTGCCAGCGTACCGACAATCGTGACGGTGTATCTGGATCGTCCGGCTATTCTGACCAATATCGTGGATAAAGCCCAGGCTGTTATCGCCAACTTTGGGATCAGTGACGATGTGTTACTCAAGCAACTTATGTCTGGAGAGGCATATACCGGGAAACTCCCATTTGAGTTACCGTCTTCCATGAAAGCGGTACTCAATCAGCAACCCGGTGTACCCTATGACAGTAAAAAACCGCTCTTTCCCTTTGGATTCGGTTTAACGAAATAATCGTGGCTTAGTTAGCAATCTGGGGCCAGTGTGTTTATGTAAACTGGCCTTATTTATTTTGCTTATATGTCTTGTTGCTATATGAAATAATGATTTGTTCTGTTTTTCATTGCGCGTTAACACCTTATTTTATCTATGCCATTTACTGTTATAGGGGAAATGAAAAGGACTGTATATATTGATTCTCGGTAAGGCCTGCTTTACTCCGCTCGTATTATTCCACTACGTCAGAATAAACAATGAGGGAGCATGATGAGCGATAAAAAACTGTCTGATAACGAACGTCTTAAAACACAAAGTAATTATCTGCGCGGGACGATTCAAGATGATTTAGCCGACCCGCTAACGGGGGGATTTGTTGCGGATAATTTTCAGTTAATTCGTTTTCATGGCATGTATCAGCAGGATGATCGGGATATCAGGCAAGAGCGTATTGCTCAGAAACTGGAGCCATTGCATACCGTTATGCTGCGTGTCCGTTTGCCGGGCGGGATCATTACGCCGCATCAGTGGTTAGGCATTGATGCCTTTGCGCGTGAGCACACGCTTTATGGCAGCATTCGTATTACCAATCGACAGACGGTGCAATTGCATGGTGTGCTGAAAGATGACATCAAACCCGTACATAAGCTGCTTAATCATCTCGGCTTGGATTCGCGAGCCACCGCAGGAGATGTCAATCGCAATGTACTGTGTACCGCTAACCCGGTTGAATCTGTTTTGCATCGTCAATCCTGGGAATGGGCAAAGAAGATTTCTGAGCACCTTTTACCGCGCACAAATGCTTATGCCGAAGTGTGGTTGGATAAAGAGAAAATTATTCAACCCGATGACGAACCCATTCTGGGAAAAAGTTATCTGCCGAGAAAATTCAAAACGGCGGTGGTCATTCCACCGCAGAATGACGTGGATATTCATGCTAACGATCTGAGCTTTGTCGCTATCGGCGATGGCGATCAATTGGTTGGTTTCAATGTGTTGGTGGGCGGTGGTTTGGCGATGACGCAGGGAGATACCAGCACGTATCCCCGCTTGGCGACGGAGTTTGGCTTTATTCCATTGGCACATACGCTGGCGATTGCTGAGGCGGTGGTATCAACTCAGCGTGATTGGGGTAACCGTGAGAATCGCCGCAATGCGAAGACAAAATATACGCTTGAACGTGTTGGCGCTGACGTCTTTAAAGCCGAGGTCGAGCGACGTAGTGGGGTAACGTTCTCTCCGCTAAAACCCTATGTCTTTTCTGAACGTGGCGATCGCATTGGTTGGGTTGAAGGGATTGATGGCAAGCACCACCTGACGTTGTTTATTCCCAGTGGGCGTCTGCTGGATAAACCGGGATTACCAAATAAAAGCGGTATCGCGGCTATTGCCCGCGTGCACAACGGTGATTTTCGCCTGACGGCGAACCAGAACATCATCATCGCTGGGGTGGCAAGCGACGATAAAGCGCAGATCGATGCATTAGCCCGGCAGTATGGGTTGCTGGATTCATCGCTATCGTCACAGCGTAAAGATTCCATGGCCTGCGTCTCGTTTCCCACTTGTCCGTTGGCGATGGCCGAAGCGGAGCGAGTCCTTCCGGATGTCGTTTCACAAATAGAGCATTTGCTGCATAAATACGGCGTAGGCGATGAGTCGTTCGTTTTTCGCATTACCGGATGTCCCAATGGCTGTGGGCGAGCGATGCTGGCGGAAGTGGGGCTGATTGGGCGGGCTGTGGGACGTTATAGCCTGTACCTTGGTGGCAATCGTGAAGGGACACGCATTCCTCGCTTGTATAAAGATAATATCGACGTTCCTACATTACTGACTGAAATCGAACGGCTGATTGGTTTGTGGGCGAAGGAGAGAAAGGTGGGTGAAGGCTTCGGCGATTTTGTTATCAGGGCGAAAATTGTCATGCCTGTAATCCATGCGCCCGTCGATTTTCACACTGCGGTGTAGCTGAAATGGTTTCCCAACCTCATCTTACGTGATGGGGTTGGGATAGGAGAAGAGCGGTCACTACAGCGTAAAACGATCGGCGTCGCGCCAGGCAGGGAAGGATTCCCGATAGCTTTGCAGCGCTTCCAGCGACAGTTCTGCGTCCAGACGGGCAGGCTGGTTGGGGGCGGCAGAAGCCAGGATTTCCCCCTGTGCATTAATAATCAGGCTGTCGCCACGGTAGCTGTGACCGTTGCCGTCAGTGCCGACGCGGTTACAGCCTGCAACGTAGGCCTGATTCTCAATGGCGCGCGCGGCCAGCAGCGTCTGCCAGTGTGCTGCGCGAGGCGCAGGCCAGTTGGCGACATACAGCGCCAGATCGTAGTCCTGCCGATTGCGCGACCAGACCGGGAAACGCAGGTCGTAACAGATCATCGGACAGATGCGCCAGCCGCGCCATTCAAGAGTGACCCGTTCTGTGCCTGCCTGATAATGGTGGTGTTCGTCCGCCATGCGAAACAGGTGGCGTTTGTCGTAGTGATACACCTCACCGTGCGGATCGACCAGCAGGAAACGGTTCACTGCGCCCTTTGGTGTGTTCACCGCGACGCTACCGCCGATCAGGGCATTCGTTTTCTGCGCCCACTGGTGCAGCCACGCTTCTACAACTGACTGCTCCAGACTGCCTTTAGCGGCTTCCATTGCAAAGCCGGTGGTGAACATCTCCGGCAACACAATCAGATCGTGTCCGCTCATCTCTGCCAATAAGGTATCGAAATGGCGCAGATTGGCTTCCCCATCGCGCCAGACCAGCGGCTGTTGCAGTAATGAAATCTTTAAAGTCGACATAAACGCTCCGCAGCGGCATCCAACGTTGCTTCCTGTTTAGCAAAGCATAGTCGAATCAACGTATGTGGGAACGGGTCGGCGCAAAAGACGGACAGCGGAATGGCCGCAACGCCAACGTGTTCGGTCAGCCAGCGGCAGAAACTGACATCGTCCAGACCGGAAATCGCCCGATAGTCCGCCAGCAGGAAGTAGGTACCTTCGCAGGGCAGAATCTCGAAACGGCTGCTCGCCAGCGCGTTGATGAAGCGATCGCGTCTGGCACGGTAAAAATCGGGCAGTTCACGCCAGTGTTGCGGCTGTTCACGCAGCATATCGGCAATAGCAAACTGGGCAGGTGTGTTCACGGAGAACGTCAGATACTGGTGAACTTTACGCACTTCCGCACTCAAGACCGCGGGGGCGACACAGTAGCCGACTTTCCAGCCGGTCATGTGGAACGTTTTACCAAACGATGAGACGGCGATGGCGCGTTGGCGCAGCGACGGGTGTGCCAGCACGCTAGCGTGCCCTTCACTGTCGAAACAGATGTGCTCGTAGACCTCATCGCTCAGTACAAAGATGTTACGTGCGGCAATCGCCTGCCACAGTTGTTCAAAATCGGCCTTCTGCCAGACGGTGGCGGACGGGTTGTGTGGGGTATTCAGGATGACCAAACGAGTCCGATCGCTCAGCAGGTCAGTAAAATGCGACCAGTCCACGCGAAACGCTGGCGGCTGCAAGGCGATGCGTTTGAGTACGCCGCCAGCCAACGTAACGGCAGGCGCATAGCTGTCATAGCTGGGATCGAAACAAATCACTTCGTCGCCGGGGCGCACCAGCGCAGCAATGGCGGCAAACAACGCTTCAGTGGCACCCGCCGTGACGGTGACTTCACTATCGGCATCTGGTCGCCAGCCGTACAGCGCTTCTGTTTTTTCAGCAATTGCCTGACGCAACGGCGCGACGCCAGTCATCGGCGCATATTGGTTCGCCCCCTGACTGACATGATACGCCAGCCGCTGTTGTAAATAGTCCGGGCCGTCAAAATCAGGGAAACCTTGTGATAGATTGATGGCCTGATGCTGTTGGGCCAGTGCACTCATCTGAGTAAAAATGGTGGTGCCTAGCGAAGGCAGTTTACTGTCGGGGATTAGCGCGGCGCTCATAGCGGGTAGGACTCCTGCAAGCCTGTATTGCCTCGTAATATAACATGCTGTTAGTATTTGGCAATCAAGACGCTTGGACGTTTAAACGGCTAAATGCCTTTGCGTGCTAAGACATAATGAAAAGATCTAAACCTGCAACTGCATGCTTTGAAAAAGAAAGACCAAAAACGGGAAGCTTCATGACTGAAAATCAACAATTGACGGCGCTGCTTGCGGCCTGTCACTGGATCGGCGAGAAGGGCTGGTGTCCGGCGACGGGCGGCAATATGTCCGTACGCCTTGATGACGCGCAGTGCCTGATTACCGAATCGGGTAAAGACAAAGGCAGCCTTCAGGCAGAGGATTTCCTGCTGGTGGAGATTGCCACGAACCATGTTCCGAGCGGCCGTACGCCATCGGCGGAAACGGGGCTGCATACGTTGCTGTATCGCCGAGAACCGACTATTGGTGCGGTGCTGCACACGCACTCGGTGAACGCCACGGTGCTGTCTCGGGTAGAAAAGG is drawn from Pectobacterium aroidearum and contains these coding sequences:
- a CDS encoding amino acid ABC transporter permease, coding for MAFTDWDIVRNLLLAARWTLLLSLTAFIGGALVTFPLMLLRLTKRKWPTRFVHLYSELFQGTPLLMQLFLAFFGLALFGIDVSPWTAAALALTLFTSAFLVDIWCGSVEALPKGQWEASRCLGLDFGQTLYRVIAPQAMRIAIAPTVGFSVQVIKGTALASIIGFVELTKAGTMLNNVTYQPFKVFGLVALGYFLMCYPLSYYSRYLEKKFNAAHHH
- a CDS encoding amino acid ABC transporter ATP-binding protein, with translation MPLITINQVQKYYGQNHVLKGVDLDIEMGEVISIIGRSGSGKSTLLRCMNGLEGYQDGSIKLGGMTVTDRDSQAREISRSVGMVFQNFNLFPHMTALENVMLAPRRVLGKSAAECRELGEQMLNKVGLGERLHYYPANLSGGQQQRVAIARALAMNPKVLLCDEITSALDPELVGEVLKVLEQLAAEGMTLILVTHEMNFAREVGDRVVFMHQGTVWEQGDSKTLFANPQTRELKQFIASVRGLSEA
- a CDS encoding alanine--glyoxylate aminotransferase family protein; amino-acid sequence: MSSELYAQINPPHRLLMGPGPINADPRVLRAMASQLVGQYDPAMTNYMNQVMALYRQLFRTENRWTMLVDGTSRAGIEAILLSSIRPGDKVLVPVFGRFGHLLCEIARRCRAEVHTIDVPWGEVFSPDQIEDAIKAVRPRLLLTVQGDTSTTMLQPLEELGEICRRHGVLFYTDATASFGGNPLETDKWGLDAVSAGLQKCLGGPSGSSPITLSPQMEAVIRRRKCVEQGIRTDAHQDGDDEMIYSNYFDLGMVMDYWGPERLNHHTEATSMLFAARECARTILEEGLERSIARHALHGNALVAGIQGMGLETFGSLPHKMNNVLGVVIPDGVRGEQVRKLLLEDFAIEIGTSFGPLQGKIWRIGTMGYNARKDCVMQTLTALEAVLNRLGFRTVQGEALQAAWSCYATDEGRA
- the hpxK gene encoding allantoate amidohydrolase, with amino-acid sequence MSEMLMSPAAARVASEQIMSRCDALAEISETPGQLTRVYLSLEHLRANARVGEWMREAGMSVWQDSVGNICGRYEGLTPDAPALLLGSHLDTVRNAGRYDGMLGVLTAIEVVRAFHQQGTRLPVALEIIGFGDEEGTRFGITLLGSRGLTGTWPESWLECQDAEGTSVAQALTIAGLDPLEVALAARPVSDIAAYLELHIEQGPCLEQQDLALGVVTAINGARRLNCTFLGLAGHAGTVPMTQRQDALAAAADWMAQAERATRESDPHLVATFGTLQCLPGAANVIPGEVKMTLDIRGPEDAPLDALLEKLLTLGQDIAHQRGCQFSAEEYYRIAATRCDPTLQSILNEAVVQVQGKTLLLPSGAGHDAIAIAERWPVAMLFVRCRGGISHHPDESVTTADVALALQAFYQAVFKAA
- a CDS encoding glycoside hydrolase family 3 N-terminal domain-containing protein, translated to MRKNRLHFVLSLAAPLFSSVPLFFSPIASAISQAELGYRDVPTIMLDGLTFKDLNRDGKVNPYEDWRLSPDQRANDLVTRMTLAEKAGLMMHGSAPTTGSVIGAGSAYDIDTARKMIAERSISSFITRLSGDDPTQMAEENNKLQQIAENTRLGIPLTISSDPRNAFQYLVGASVSSGKFSKWPETLGLAAIGDESLTRQFADIVRQEYRAVGITEALSPQADLATEPRWSRSSGTFGEDAELTKKMVRGYIEGMQNGRNGLNPQSVISIVKHWVGYGAAQDGWDSHNVYGKYAIFKKNDLQQHIEPFTGAFEARVAGIMPTYSILKDATWQGKPIEQVGAGFNRFLLTDLLRGVYGFDGVILSDWLITNDCKDDCVTGAKPNEKPVPRGMPWGVENLTVEQRFIKAVEAGVDQFGGVTNSSVLISAVQRGKLTESRLDVSVRRLLKQKFQIGLFERPYVHAEQASLVVGKAEWQQQADEAQRRALVLLQNKNILPLRAGSKVWLDGIDKSVAQKAGLIVVETPELADVAVVRSVAPYEQPHKNFYFGAKHHEGSLAYTENNPEYQTIVRASASVPTIVTVYLDRPAILTNIVDKAQAVIANFGISDDVLLKQLMSGEAYTGKLPFELPSSMKAVLNQQPGVPYDSKKPLFPFGFGLTK
- the cysI gene encoding assimilatory sulfite reductase (NADPH) hemoprotein subunit, with protein sequence MSDKKLSDNERLKTQSNYLRGTIQDDLADPLTGGFVADNFQLIRFHGMYQQDDRDIRQERIAQKLEPLHTVMLRVRLPGGIITPHQWLGIDAFAREHTLYGSIRITNRQTVQLHGVLKDDIKPVHKLLNHLGLDSRATAGDVNRNVLCTANPVESVLHRQSWEWAKKISEHLLPRTNAYAEVWLDKEKIIQPDDEPILGKSYLPRKFKTAVVIPPQNDVDIHANDLSFVAIGDGDQLVGFNVLVGGGLAMTQGDTSTYPRLATEFGFIPLAHTLAIAEAVVSTQRDWGNRENRRNAKTKYTLERVGADVFKAEVERRSGVTFSPLKPYVFSERGDRIGWVEGIDGKHHLTLFIPSGRLLDKPGLPNKSGIAAIARVHNGDFRLTANQNIIIAGVASDDKAQIDALARQYGLLDSSLSSQRKDSMACVSFPTCPLAMAEAERVLPDVVSQIEHLLHKYGVGDESFVFRITGCPNGCGRAMLAEVGLIGRAVGRYSLYLGGNREGTRIPRLYKDNIDVPTLLTEIERLIGLWAKERKVGEGFGDFVIRAKIVMPVIHAPVDFHTAV
- a CDS encoding amidohydrolase — encoded protein: MSTLKISLLQQPLVWRDGEANLRHFDTLLAEMSGHDLIVLPEMFTTGFAMEAAKGSLEQSVVEAWLHQWAQKTNALIGGSVAVNTPKGAVNRFLLVDPHGEVYHYDKRHLFRMADEHHHYQAGTERVTLEWRGWRICPMICYDLRFPVWSRNRQDYDLALYVANWPAPRAAHWQTLLAARAIENQAYVAGCNRVGTDGNGHSYRGDSLIINAQGEILASAAPNQPARLDAELSLEALQSYRESFPAWRDADRFTL
- a CDS encoding pyridoxal phosphate-dependent aminotransferase, with the translated sequence MSAALIPDSKLPSLGTTIFTQMSALAQQHQAINLSQGFPDFDGPDYLQQRLAYHVSQGANQYAPMTGVAPLRQAIAEKTEALYGWRPDADSEVTVTAGATEALFAAIAALVRPGDEVICFDPSYDSYAPAVTLAGGVLKRIALQPPAFRVDWSHFTDLLSDRTRLVILNTPHNPSATVWQKADFEQLWQAIAARNIFVLSDEVYEHICFDSEGHASVLAHPSLRQRAIAVSSFGKTFHMTGWKVGYCVAPAVLSAEVRKVHQYLTFSVNTPAQFAIADMLREQPQHWRELPDFYRARRDRFINALASSRFEILPCEGTYFLLADYRAISGLDDVSFCRWLTEHVGVAAIPLSVFCADPFPHTLIRLCFAKQEATLDAAAERLCRL
- a CDS encoding methylthioribulose 1-phosphate dehydratase, whose translation is MTENQQLTALLAACHWIGEKGWCPATGGNMSVRLDDAQCLITESGKDKGSLQAEDFLLVEIATNHVPSGRTPSAETGLHTLLYRREPTIGAVLHTHSVNATVLSRVEKGAELVLHGYEMQKSLAGQTTHLDRVAIPIFDNDQDIPALAQRVTEYASHTPLRYGFLVRGHGLYCWGATVKEARRHLEGLEFLFQCELQRRLLEAKA